In bacterium, the genomic stretch CTGCTATCGAGTGGTCAAGGGATTGAACTATCTCGCGTTCCGCGTCTTTGCATTTGCAGGAAGGAGGTCTATAAAATATGTCCACCAAGATAAGATTGATTGTCTCTTTGGTATTAGTGGTGCTTCTGGCAGGGACACCTGCTTTCTTTGCTGCGGAAAATTTACCCTATACTATTGGCCCGGGAGATGTGTTAGAGATTTCTGTGTGGCAGCACCCGGAACTTGACAGGATAGTAACTGTCCGACCAGACGGCAGAATGTCGTTCTCCCTGATAGGGGATGTGAATGCCAACGGATTAACGCCGGCAAAATTGGACGAAATAATTACCGGAATGCTGTCAGAATATGTGCAAAAACCAGAAGTAACCGTTGTGGTCACCAGTAT encodes the following:
- a CDS encoding polysaccharide biosynthesis/export family protein, producing MSTKIRLIVSLVLVVLLAGTPAFFAAENLPYTIGPGDVLEISVWQHPELDRIVTVRPDGRMSFSLIGDVNANGLTPAKLDEIITGMLSEYVQKPEVTVVVTS